The DNA window taaaataataataataattattgaataattaataacatGAACCCCCTTTGGACTGTGGCACGCCAGTAAAGAGTCAGTGATGTATTACATTTGCAATATGGATTTGcataaaatttatgcattttggtTTTCTTGTGTTGAAACTCAGTCTCTGGGCTCTGCTCATAAAAGCACGTTGTCTCGGGACAGCAGTCCACCAGCCTCACATACGGAAGAAGACCACGTTTACAGGTGAGTTACAGTATCACAGATAAGAATTGACTGATAATATAAGACTAATAAACTAATGATATTGGCAAAGTAAAATAGGTATTAGATATTTGTCATTCTACGATGTGAGCCACCATAATATCCCTTCCTTTGACCCATGACCTTCTGTTATCAAAAATGAAACCTTAAATGGCACACTTCTATTGGTCCAGTTTTCCTAACAAGCAGAAGCATTCAGACTCATCAGCCACAGCCATGACTTCTGCCCTGGGCAGCAACCTGTCTGAACTGGACCGCCTTCTTCTGGAACTCAACGCTGTACAGCAAAATGCCCCATCTTACTCCACCACAGGTAAACATGAAGACACACTTAAGGCATTCCAAAAAATGTACTGCCGTGCATGAATATTTATACTGCTTTGATTATGgctaaagacataaaaaaaacaagtaattgtACTTTGAAACTTCCTTTCTGTAGAAGATGCTGCACCTCCATTGCCGCCCTGCAGTGTTGCCCACTATATCCATGAGAATGGAGCCCACCCAGGCATCGCACTGACACCGGCAGCCCAGGACCAGCCTCAGAGGAATGGTACGAAGGGGACAGAAGATGGCCGTCCCACTGTAGAAAGTCTTCTGAATGAGTTGGAGAGCTCTGTACCTTCCCCAACGTAAGACCAATCTCAACTTGGTGGAGAAACATAGATTTACATTGTGGGTTTTAATGGAATGATGTAATATGCGTGAACAGGCCAAGCCCCTGTGCTCTGACGAGTGAATTGACGGACGGACAGGTGGACACAGCTTCCGAGCAGCAGGGCAGAATATCAGCCACCTCCGCTACACGAGAACTAGATGAGCTCATGGCTTGCCTTTCAGATTTTAAGGTGCAGAgcaatgtgagtgtgtgtgcatgtgtgacatGGAATGGCTTTAGTAGGACAGAAGTAAGTGAGTTGTGTCTGGGAATGTGCGCTGAACTTTGTTGTTTGGGTGGTCTGTTTTCAGGACTTACATCTTGGCAATCTGGACTGTGTTTCCCAAAAACGTCATAAGCAGATCGTTGAGACCATTGGTGACAATGGTGTCTACGATCTTCTTGGGCTTACGGCGCTGTTGGGAAACACTACCCTGGCCGGTCTTCATCTGACCATCACAaactttgtcattttatttatttacaaatcttttttcttgtttctggTTGTCTATGTCTTTTAGCTTTAATTCCATCTCATTACTTCAACATTTTGTCcacatctgtttggtttttccCTCAACTTCTCATTAaagttttttcttaattatttctcATTCTCTGCCTTCCTTAATCTGTCAATCTCTTCTGTTTCTCCTTTTTCCCCTGTCCCTCCTTTATGTCCTCCAGCCAAGTTCATTGGGTTTCCTGAACTCTGAGTTAATGTTTGAGCAAACTACTACAATTGCTGAAATCCACTCTACCCCTACAACTGCCATGTCCAAAACCCTGACCCCTACCCTCCAAGCGGATCCGAGCCAATTTTACCCAGGTCTCTCCCCTCCTTCAAACTTTGAACTGCACATTGTGGAGGATTCTGGTGAACCGGGGGCTGTGCCTCCACCATCGAGTGTTGTCCCAAAGCCTTCCTCTCCACTGTCTCCACCTGTAGCATCCAGTGCTCGTTTTTCTCCAGTACCTGAACTGGGCTTGGATTCTTCCATTGATGTTCCTGCTTCCCTGCTCTTCTCCCAGGCGGAGTCTCAAGTGGTTCTGTCTCAGACTATAACCACAACTTCCACATCTGGAGGTGGGGACATTTGTAGTATCAGGGAGGGAAGTCCTTCTGCCAAATTGACAAGCACTGGGCTGAAGTCCTATTCACCTATCATCAAGTCTCCTAGTCCAACAAGTGCCCCATTGGTCAGCAGAACCAATGAAAGAGTTAGTCCATTGTTGACACCAGCATCTATTCATCTGTATCTCTCCAGCTCTGAAGCAAAACCTATGAGTCCAGTGCCATCTCTTCCCAGATCTCCACTTCCTACAGTCTCTGAGTCACCATCTCTGTCTCTTCCCAAAGCTGTTTCACCCCCTCTAATCCTATACTCTTCCTCATCTCTAGTGGTTCCCAAGTCCCCAAGCCCAAAACCATCATCGGGACAGCCTGATTCAGCTGTTTCTCTCAAACCCTTTCCTCCCACTGGGCTTGAATCAGCAACCTATGAGCCATCACTTGATGATGCCTTGGATAAACTTCTTGCCATGAGCTTCAGCAGGCCTGAGAACGAGGCTCCAATCACAGCATCAGCTGCCTCACGGCTCGTTTTGGAAGTTCAACCAGAAGTTTACGAGGAGACAATAGTTGTAGCAGATCGCAGCAACATTCACCCTGACACTCACACAGAGAGTGAAATGGGGGATGGGCTTTTGGAGGATCAGTCGGACTGCCGGAGTGATCTTGACTGGGCTGACATGGAACTGAAGATGGCCTACGAAGGACCTGATGGCTCCATGACCCCCATGACCGAGGCAAGTTGGATGGATGACTCTCTCACTCCGTCATCTTGCCCTGGAACCCCAGATGCCCAGATGGACCTTCCCATGCCCCATATGGCTGGCACGATGGACAGGATCTCAGCCTCTGGACACGTACGGATAGGACTGCGATGCATGTTGATTGGAATGCTGTTGAATTTGGTTTGGAGTTATTTCAGACAAATCTTGCAGTGGTTTGATTGCCAGCATCTAAATAAAGGGTGTGCAATCTTGCTCCTGAAAAGCCACcgttgcagagtttagctctatcccttattaaacacacctgaactgtGCAGGTGTAAATGTGCAGGAAAGTGGCTGTCCGGGAGCAGGACTGAACGTGCCTGATGTAAATGAAACATGTTAGTCAGATGGATGAAAGTCATAATTGTTCCTCTACACCCTTAGTTTCTGAGTTATTCTTCCTCTAATTGTTTAGTGTACACTCCATTTATGGTAAATTGTAATTTGTATATTGCTTTGTCTGCGCTTGATAACCAGTGGTACCAATGGTACCTCTCTGCACTCGATAACCAGTGCTAACCACCACCATGTATGCAAACTCCTAACTATTTCATGCTAACTGATTTTGCACCTGGATTGCATCTGAATGCTTCCCTAGATCCCTGCTTGTTAAATTGGTTTCTTTGGACAATAATCAACCATTCTTGAGGCATCTCAAGGAGTTTGTACTGCTGTCCCAGATCAAATCAGTTATTAGACGTACCAAGGAGATACAAAACGTCCATCCCATGTACCGAGATGGCCTGATACGTAGGAAGATGGGCCCCCTGATTTTCCACAAGAGCAACTCCCAGGACCGGCTCATTGAGGAACTGCAAGGCAAGCTGGGAATTGGCCGTAAGGATCATCCAAAAAAGCAACAGCCAGACGATTGGCTCACAGAAGGCGTCATTGTCATGTCCAACCCCAAACGCTCACGGGAGGACCACAACAGGGAGGTGGATAAGGTAGATGGGAAGGATCTATGGATTCAGCAAATTCTGTTTCCATTCAATTCCTGTAAAATGGTTTTGCTTAATTGCATTGAAGTTTCTCTGTAATCACCTGCTTCTTTCTTCTTCATTCctactttccattttttttctctctcttcttctgtcTAATTGGTGTCTTCCTCTAGATAATCATACCTCCTGAGTCTCCTCTTCCTCAGAGGAAGATGATCCCACCTCCCCAGTTTCCCCCGATCCCTCGCCCACCTCCCCCTGTTGAAGAACCAAAGCGCCTCCCTCCGGTCAGATTAGCTCCTGTACCTGTACCTCCACCCCCACCACCTGCCCCCTCCCCACCTCTAAGAGAGCCCATGCCTCCTCCTCAGCCAACTCCACCTCCAGTTCCACCCAAGCCCCCGACCCCTGAACCTGTGGAAGTTCCAACTCCTTCCCCAAAGCCCAACCCTGCACCCCAACCCACACCAACCCCACCACTTGCCCCTGTGGCCCCGCCCAAAGTGCTGGTGTCAGTTGGCTGCCAGACGGAGTATGACCCGCTCTTCCCTCCACTGCAGGTGCAGACGTGCTGTCATTGGCTGAGCTTCTGTCCTACTGTCCTCTTCTAGAACAATCACAAAACTTTTATGGATTTGTGATTTGTAAATTGAATGTTGTGTGCTTGAGAGCTTggagatgttttgtgtgtgtgctcagcCTCCTCCTACCAGGTcataaatattagattagattagatgcGCCCCAGGGAGAGTTTGAGACAAACACTCGGTTCGAGGCCGTGTTGTATTGATTAGGTGTGTTAATATTTGCTCTGTGAATGATGTGATTGGATTACAGTTCTGTACTAAATTATGCTGTCATTAGTATTATAAAATCTTGAATACGCTCACAGTTCGGTTTTGGAGTAATCCATAAATTTAGTCCAAAATATGGGgggacaaaaatgtaaaaatgtaaattgggGACATTTTCAATGTAGTGggacactgaaaaaaatacaccagattttatatttacatgatcAAGAACTGTAACTTGGaagaaaataacataatattatagtaattatataacCAATTCTGTTCCTTCAGAAACTTTCATCTTATTGATTTTTTAGGTgattgtgtgtaattttttttgcattgaatactttttttttattcttgatcTTGTGTTCTATTTCTCTGTAGATTATGGCCCAGGGGAAGGGTCCGCAACCACAGGTTAATAAACTGGACAACATGCTGGGGAGTCTTCAGTCTGACCTCCACAAGCTCGGAGTGCAGACGGTTGCTAAGGGAGTGTGTGGGGCCTGCTGCAAACCCATTGTTGGCCAGGTGAGGAAGCCAGAGAGCTACAACGCAAACACACAGAGGATTTTAGCTttcagctaataataataatacataatacattttatttgtaatgcacctTTCTCAAACTCAAAGCACTACAACGgttacagaaacaaaataagaaataaaaacaaaatatataatatcaaaaatcACAGTAATAGTTACAAATTAAAAGCTTCACTAAAAAGAAGTCTTAAGTCTTAAGATGTTTATTAAAACAGTCAAGAGAAGAAGCATTCCTAATAGATACAGGTAATGCAttctataacttttttaattacaATGAGGCTGATAAAGGAGAGAGAGCCAGCAGAACAAAGAGAACGAGAGGCTATAGATGGTATAAGATGGATATAAACTGGAGCCAACCCATGTACTGCTTTATAAgccaaaataagaattttaaaatcaatgcatGATTGGACTGGGAGCCAGTGCAGTTGCTGAAGCACAGGAGCAACGTGGTGGCATGAAGATGTAAAATCAAAACaagtgcagctgaattttcaatatATTGCAACCTCTTAATAGAATTTGCTGGTAAACCAGCAAAAAGTGAATTACAATAATTGATGtaataaaggcatgaacaagccTCTTTGCATCAGGCCTAGAGAGAAAAGGTCTAAGATGGATAATGTTccgaaaataaaaaaagcagccATTACCTCCAAGTTCTGCACCTGGACAGAAGGGGATATTTGGCTATTGTCCACAGTAAGGTTAAAACTGGTACACTTATTAACATTAGTAAGAGTACCAATTAAATAAGAtctcagttttaaaaaagtgAGCTTAAGAAAGTTGTGTTTCATCCATGCCTTAATTTCCAGCAAACAATCAGAGAGAGTCAAAGCAGGAGCAAGATCAGGCTAATATAAGTCTGGGTGTCATCTGCATAACAATAGCCAAGGCCATACTTCTGGATAATCTGCCCCAAAGGCAGCATATAAACACTAATAAGATAGGACCCAAGACTGACCCTTGAGGGACACCCTGTCGCAATGGCACAGTCTGAGATCTGTTAGTACCCAGATAAACAAATTAGGAGTATCCTGAAAGGTAAGATTCAAACCAGTTAAACACAGTGCCTGAAATACCAACCCACCGATGAAGTCTGTCCAGTAATGTAGCATGACATATTGTATCGAATGCAGCATTAAGATGGAACAAAACCAAAATGCCACAAGCCCCAGAATCCACTATAATGAGTAGATCATTCATAACCCTCACTAGAGCAGTCTCCGTGGTATGTCCAGACCGAAACCTGGattgaaatgtttttagaagACTGTTCATAGAAAGATGATGTTGCAGTTGGCCAACAAACACACGCTCAAGAACTTTCTCCAGGAAAGGTAGATTTGAAATAGGCCTGTAATTGGACATATCAGCAGTATCACTCCCTGGCTTTTTAAGA is part of the Cyprinus carpio isolate SPL01 chromosome A8, ASM1834038v1, whole genome shotgun sequence genome and encodes:
- the pxnb gene encoding caskin-1 isoform X3, with amino-acid sequence MTSALGSNLSELDRLLLELNAVQQNAPSYSTTEDAAPPLPPCSVAHYIHENGAHPGIALTPAAQDQPQRNGTKGTEDGRPTVESLLNELESSVPSPTPSPCALTSELTDGQVDTASEQQGRISATSATRELDELMACLSDFKVQSNPSSLGFLNSELMFEQTTTIAEIHSTPTTAMSKTLTPTLQADPSQFYPGLSPPSNFELHIVEDSGEPGAVPPPSSVVPKPSSPLSPPVASSARFSPVPELGLDSSIDVPASLLFSQAESQVVLSQTITTTSTSGGGDICSIREGSPSAKLTSTGLKSYSPIIKSPSPTSAPLVSRTNERVSPLLTPASIHLYLSSSEAKPMSPVPSLPRSPLPTVSESPSLSLPKAVSPPLILYSSSSLVVPKSPSPKPSSGQPDSAVSLKPFPPTGLESATYEPSLDDALDKLLAMSFSRPENEAPITASAASRLVLEVQPEVYEETIVVADRSNIHPDTHTESEMGDGLLEDQSDCRSDLDWADMELKMAYEGPDGSMTPMTEASWMDDSLTPSSCPGTPDAQMDLPMPHMAGTMDRISASGHIKSVIRRTKEIQNVHPMYRDGLIRRKMGPLIFHKSNSQDRLIEELQGKLGIGRKDHPKKQQPDDWLTEGVIVMSNPKRSREDHNREVDKIIIPPESPLPQRKMIPPPQFPPIPRPPPPVEEPKRLPPVRLAPVPVPPPPPPAPSPPLREPMPPPQPTPPPVPPKPPTPEPVEVPTPSPKPNPAPQPTPTPPLAPVAPPKVLVSVGCQTEYDPLFPPLQIMAQGKGPQPQVNKLDNMLGSLQSDLHKLGVQTVAKGVCGACCKPIVGQVVTAMGRAWHPEHFVCTHCQEEIGSRNFFEREGQPYCERDYHHLFSPRCYYCNGPILDKVVTALDRTWHPEHFFCAQCGAFFGPEGFHEKDGKAYCRKDYFDLFAPKCGGCARAILENYISALSVLWHPECFVCRECFTPFVNGSFFEHDGQPYCEVHYHSRRGSLCSGCQKPITGRCITAMGKKFHPEHFVCAFCLKQLNKGTFKEQNDKPYCQGCFIKLFS
- the pxnb gene encoding caskin-1 isoform X1; translation: MDDLDALLADLESSTAHISKCPVFLPEETPYSYPTGGHLFQDDSPPPPLPPPPSADALNGSLSPQQDSQHSLQQSLGSAHKSTLSRDSSPPASHTEEDHVYSFPNKQKHSDSSATAMTSALGSNLSELDRLLLELNAVQQNAPSYSTTEDAAPPLPPCSVAHYIHENGAHPGIALTPAAQDQPQRNGTKGTEDGRPTVESLLNELESSVPSPTPSPCALTSELTDGQVDTASEQQGRISATSATRELDELMACLSDFKVQSNPSSLGFLNSELMFEQTTTIAEIHSTPTTAMSKTLTPTLQADPSQFYPGLSPPSNFELHIVEDSGEPGAVPPPSSVVPKPSSPLSPPVASSARFSPVPELGLDSSIDVPASLLFSQAESQVVLSQTITTTSTSGGGDICSIREGSPSAKLTSTGLKSYSPIIKSPSPTSAPLVSRTNERVSPLLTPASIHLYLSSSEAKPMSPVPSLPRSPLPTVSESPSLSLPKAVSPPLILYSSSSLVVPKSPSPKPSSGQPDSAVSLKPFPPTGLESATYEPSLDDALDKLLAMSFSRPENEAPITASAASRLVLEVQPEVYEETIVVADRSNIHPDTHTESEMGDGLLEDQSDCRSDLDWADMELKMAYEGPDGSMTPMTEASWMDDSLTPSSCPGTPDAQMDLPMPHMAGTMDRISASGHIKSVIRRTKEIQNVHPMYRDGLIRRKMGPLIFHKSNSQDRLIEELQGKLGIGRKDHPKKQQPDDWLTEGVIVMSNPKRSREDHNREVDKIIIPPESPLPQRKMIPPPQFPPIPRPPPPVEEPKRLPPVRLAPVPVPPPPPPAPSPPLREPMPPPQPTPPPVPPKPPTPEPVEVPTPSPKPNPAPQPTPTPPLAPVAPPKVLVSVGCQTEYDPLFPPLQIMAQGKGPQPQVNKLDNMLGSLQSDLHKLGVQTVAKGVCGACCKPIVGQVVTAMGRAWHPEHFVCTHCQEEIGSRNFFEREGQPYCERDYHHLFSPRCYYCNGPILDKVVTALDRTWHPEHFFCAQCGAFFGPEGFHEKDGKAYCRKDYFDLFAPKCGGCARAILENYISALSVLWHPECFVCRECFTPFVNGSFFEHDGQPYCEVHYHSRRGSLCSGCQKPITGRCITAMGKKFHPEHFVCAFCLKQLNKGTFKEQNDKPYCQGCFIKLFS
- the pxnb gene encoding caskin-1 isoform X2, encoding MDDLDALLADLESSTAHISKCPVFLPEETPYSYPTGGHLFQDDSPPPPLPPPPSADALNGSLSPQQDSQHSLQQSLGSAHKSTLSRDSSPPASHTEEDHVYSFPNKQKHSDSSATAMTSALGSNLSELDRLLLELNAVQQNAPSYSTTEDAAPPLPPCSVAHYIHENGAHPGIALTPAAQDQPQRNGTKGTEDGRPTVESLLNELESSVPSPTPSPCALTSELTDGQVDTASEQQGRISATSATRELDELMACLSDFKPSSLGFLNSELMFEQTTTIAEIHSTPTTAMSKTLTPTLQADPSQFYPGLSPPSNFELHIVEDSGEPGAVPPPSSVVPKPSSPLSPPVASSARFSPVPELGLDSSIDVPASLLFSQAESQVVLSQTITTTSTSGGGDICSIREGSPSAKLTSTGLKSYSPIIKSPSPTSAPLVSRTNERVSPLLTPASIHLYLSSSEAKPMSPVPSLPRSPLPTVSESPSLSLPKAVSPPLILYSSSSLVVPKSPSPKPSSGQPDSAVSLKPFPPTGLESATYEPSLDDALDKLLAMSFSRPENEAPITASAASRLVLEVQPEVYEETIVVADRSNIHPDTHTESEMGDGLLEDQSDCRSDLDWADMELKMAYEGPDGSMTPMTEASWMDDSLTPSSCPGTPDAQMDLPMPHMAGTMDRISASGHIKSVIRRTKEIQNVHPMYRDGLIRRKMGPLIFHKSNSQDRLIEELQGKLGIGRKDHPKKQQPDDWLTEGVIVMSNPKRSREDHNREVDKIIIPPESPLPQRKMIPPPQFPPIPRPPPPVEEPKRLPPVRLAPVPVPPPPPPAPSPPLREPMPPPQPTPPPVPPKPPTPEPVEVPTPSPKPNPAPQPTPTPPLAPVAPPKVLVSVGCQTEYDPLFPPLQIMAQGKGPQPQVNKLDNMLGSLQSDLHKLGVQTVAKGVCGACCKPIVGQVVTAMGRAWHPEHFVCTHCQEEIGSRNFFEREGQPYCERDYHHLFSPRCYYCNGPILDKVVTALDRTWHPEHFFCAQCGAFFGPEGFHEKDGKAYCRKDYFDLFAPKCGGCARAILENYISALSVLWHPECFVCRECFTPFVNGSFFEHDGQPYCEVHYHSRRGSLCSGCQKPITGRCITAMGKKFHPEHFVCAFCLKQLNKGTFKEQNDKPYCQGCFIKLFS
- the pxnb gene encoding paxillin isoform X4 codes for the protein MDDLDALLADLESSTAHISKCPVFLPEETPYSYPTGGHLFQDDSPPPPLPPPPSADALNGSLSPQQDSQHSLQQSLGSAHKSTLSRDSSPPASHTEEDHVYSFPNKQKHSDSSATAMTSALGSNLSELDRLLLELNAVQQNAPSYSTTEDAAPPLPPCSVAHYIHENGAHPGIALTPAAQDQPQRNGTKGTEDGRPTVESLLNELESSVPSPTPSPCALTSELTDGQVDTASEQQGRISATSATRELDELMACLSDFKVQSNPSSLGFLNSELMFEQTTTIAEIHSTPTTAMSKTLTPTLQADPSQFYPGLSPPSNFELHIVEDSGEPGAVPPPSSVVPKPSSPLSPPVASSARFSPVPELGLDSSIDVPASLLFSQAESQVVLSQTITTTSTSGGGDICSIREGSPSAKLTSTGLKSYSPIIKSPSPTSAPLVSRTNERVSPLLTPASIHLYLSSSEAKPMSPVPSLPRSPLPTVSESPSLSLPKAVSPPLILYSSSSLVVPKSPSPKPSSGQPDSAVSLKPFPPTGLESATYEPSLDDALDKLLAMSFSRPENEAPITASAASRLVLEVQPEVYEETIVVADRSNIHPDTHTESEMGDGLLEDQSDCRSDLDWADMELKMAYEGPDGSMTPMTEASWMDDSLTPSSCPGTPDAQMDLPMPHMAGTMDRISASGHIKSVIRRTKEIQNVHPMYRDGLIRRKMGPLIFHKSNSQDRLIEELQGKLGIGRKDHPKKQQPDDWLTEGVIVMSNPKRSREDHNREVDKIMAQGKGPQPQVNKLDNMLGSLQSDLHKLGVQTVAKGVCGACCKPIVGQVVTAMGRAWHPEHFVCTHCQEEIGSRNFFEREGQPYCERDYHHLFSPRCYYCNGPILDKVVTALDRTWHPEHFFCAQCGAFFGPEGFHEKDGKAYCRKDYFDLFAPKCGGCARAILENYISALSVLWHPECFVCRECFTPFVNGSFFEHDGQPYCEVHYHSRRGSLCSGCQKPITGRCITAMGKKFHPEHFVCAFCLKQLNKGTFKEQNDKPYCQGCFIKLFS